GACCCCGCGCCATCATCGACTGGCGTGACCGGGGCGTGGTCGCGGTGCTGCTCGATACCGTGATGGGGCAGAGCGGCACGATGCCGGTGGAACTGGTCGGTGTTGCCCAGGGAGCGATGTCGCCGGCCTTGGCGGCCGACCTCCTTTCCGAACTGGCATTGCGCGCGCCGGCGCTGGGCGCCAGCGCCAACGAACTGGCGCTCAACGAGGCCTGGCTGCCGCACAAGGCGCTCGCTCTGGCGGTCGGGTATCAGCATTCGTATCATGATTGCGACATGACCTGCCGCGATGCCGCGTGGGGGCCGGATCTGCCCCTGCCGCAAGGCGCCTTTTGGACCGATGCGGCGCCGGATTGGGTCGAACCTTATATCGAGGTGCTGAGGTCGGGCTTTGCCGATGTGCCCGGCGCCTTCGTGCCGCCACCCGAGGAAATCCGGCGCTATCTGGCGCAGTCGAACATCCGCGCACGCATCCTTATTGAAGGCAGACAAGCCATCGGCCTGCTGCGCTACACCAACCCCAACAATTACATCAACGCGGTGGTGCGGGCGGGCGGGCAGCGCGGCCGGGGGATCGGGCGGTTGATCATGGACGAGGCGCGCCGCTGCCTCGTCACCTATGGCAAGAACCCTGCGCCGATGAGTTTGACGGTGGTGGATACGAATACAGCGGCGATAGAGCTCTATCGCCGCTGTAATTTCGAGATCGACAAACAGATGGCGGTGCTGATCCGCCGCTTCTGAACGGATCTAGAGCTTCACTTCCGTCATGATCTGCTGCTTGGCAGTACCCAGCAATTCGTCCATCTGCTTGCGCAGGCGATGTTCGCTCATGTCGATCTTCTTCGCCTGGAAATCGGCGAGGACCTTCAGCAGCACGTCGTGGTCGCCCGGCTTCTCGAAATCGGCCGAGACCACGCTCTTGGCATAGGCTTCCGCTTCCGCACCGTCGATGCCGAGCAATTGTGCGGCCCAAAGGCCCAGCAGCTTGTTGCGGCGGTTGGTAACCTTGAACTCCAACTCCTTGTCGTGCTTGAACTTGTTCTCGAAAGCGGATTCGCGCTCGTTGAAAGTGGTCATAACCGTGCAATCCCTCGACTGGTTCTTAGGCAGTGGCAACTCGCCTGAAAAATGGTTGGCCGACGCCTCACAGTCAAGTCTAATAGGGCCGCGCCAGCGCGCTGGCAAATCCGCCATTTTCACCGTCTTTCGCCAGTTAGGCCCATGTGCAGCGTAATCATTCTTTCCCGACCGGACCATGATTGGCCAATCCTGGTGGCCGCCAATCGCGACGAAATGCATGAGCGGCCCTGGGATCCGCCAGCAAGACACTGGCCGGACCGGCCGGAAGTGGTGGCGGGGCGCGACAATCTGGCAGGTGGATCCTGGCTGGGAATCAATGATTTCGGCGTGGTGGCCGGTATTCTCAATCGCCGCAACACGCTCGGGCCGCAGGACGGCAAGCGCTCGCGGGGCGAATTGGTGCTGGATGCGCTTGATTTTGCCGATGCCGAGGCGGCGGTCGCCATGCTGCAGGAACTGGATGCTGGCGCCTATCGGCCGTTCAACATGGTGGTGGCCGACAACACCCATGCCTACTGGCTGCGCAATGCGGGACAGGAGATCGAGGCGATGCCGATCCAGCCGGGCATTTCCATGATCACGGCGATGGATCTCAACGATCTCCAAAGCCCGCGGACGCGCCATTTCCTGCCACGTTGGCAGCAGGCCAAGGCGCCGGATCCAGGGGCGGGCGAATGGGATTCCTGGGCTGGATTGTTGCAGTCCCGTGAATATGAGCCCGAGGGCGATGTGTTCGATGCGATGTACATCGTATCCAACACGGGTTTCGGTACCATGTCGTCCTCGCTGATGGCGTTGCCGTCGGTCAATCATTCGGAACTGCTGCCGCGC
This genomic interval from Rhodospirillaceae bacterium contains the following:
- a CDS encoding GNAT family N-acetyltransferase, coding for MTSSSGSSAALETLIGFCAAHPVPDADAPRILARLNSGPRAIIDWRDRGVVAVLLDTVMGQSGTMPVELVGVAQGAMSPALAADLLSELALRAPALGASANELALNEAWLPHKALALAVGYQHSYHDCDMTCRDAAWGPDLPLPQGAFWTDAAPDWVEPYIEVLRSGFADVPGAFVPPPEEIRRYLAQSNIRARILIEGRQAIGLLRYTNPNNYINAVVRAGGQRGRGIGRLIMDEARRCLVTYGKNPAPMSLTVVDTNTAAIELYRRCNFEIDKQMAVLIRRF
- a CDS encoding DUF1476 domain-containing protein yields the protein MTTFNERESAFENKFKHDKELEFKVTNRRNKLLGLWAAQLLGIDGAEAEAYAKSVVSADFEKPGDHDVLLKVLADFQAKKIDMSEHRLRKQMDELLGTAKQQIMTEVKL
- a CDS encoding NRDE family protein yields the protein MCSVIILSRPDHDWPILVAANRDEMHERPWDPPARHWPDRPEVVAGRDNLAGGSWLGINDFGVVAGILNRRNTLGPQDGKRSRGELVLDALDFADAEAAVAMLQELDAGAYRPFNMVVADNTHAYWLRNAGQEIEAMPIQPGISMITAMDLNDLQSPRTRHFLPRWQQAKAPDPGAGEWDSWAGLLQSREYEPEGDVFDAMYIVSNTGFGTMSSSLMALPSVNHSELLPRWRFLGGRPESISWTDIDLG